A stretch of Calditrichia bacterium DNA encodes these proteins:
- a CDS encoding extracellular solute-binding protein, whose protein sequence is MNIDYGVAIIPSFPGKPSASSSGSWWMGIPRGAKHPEAAWEFMKFAVQKETQLGEVASLDEPLFPANRFAATDSSFATDSSTMVFVKQMEVSHSPAVVPLVHGVFWREFVGARERAVKRLQSPAEALAQGEKLVQLELDKAVAYDRYVRSQMQFETVENAE, encoded by the coding sequence CTGAATATCGATTACGGCGTCGCGATTATTCCCTCGTTTCCCGGTAAGCCGTCGGCGTCATCGTCCGGCAGTTGGTGGATGGGTATTCCGCGCGGCGCGAAACATCCCGAAGCCGCATGGGAATTCATGAAATTTGCCGTGCAAAAGGAAACGCAGCTCGGCGAAGTTGCATCGCTGGATGAACCGCTGTTTCCGGCAAACCGTTTTGCGGCTACCGATTCGTCATTCGCAACCGACAGCAGCACGATGGTTTTTGTGAAACAAATGGAAGTTTCGCATTCGCCGGCGGTTGTGCCGTTGGTGCACGGCGTATTTTGGCGGGAATTTGTCGGCGCGCGGGAACGCGCCGTAAAACGACTGCAATCACCGGCAGAGGCACTTGCGCAGGGCGAAAAACTCGTTCAATTGGAGCTTGACAAAGCCGTGGCATACGACCGCTATGTGCGTTCGCAAATGCAGTTTGAAACAGTGGAAAATGCGGAATAA
- a CDS encoding extracellular solute-binding protein — translation MIPILKKIGLAILGIAMLWLLFGYSPEKPLPDDGKIHVEYWYLTGQKEQTPYTVLEFNKSQDRIVVDPVAIPWTEHEKKVLTAILSGNPPDVMTQISPLPQWASRMALLSLDELIARDNFDTDIFFPALWEEMRWQHRVFGLPASTASYALFYNKNMFREAGLDPEKPPKTWGEVREFSKKLYKTDANGNIAQMGFIPEYGALPGHGDLPTTILMAWQLGSKFLLDDGATASLTEPSTIEALQQVVDFYDDYDMQKITAFIAGFGYADQHAFVSNKVAMMTLSHNFIDFIANYA, via the coding sequence ATGATCCCAATTCTCAAAAAAATTGGTTTGGCTATCCTCGGCATTGCGATGCTCTGGTTGCTGTTCGGCTATTCGCCGGAAAAGCCGCTGCCGGATGACGGAAAAATTCACGTTGAGTATTGGTATCTGACCGGACAAAAAGAGCAGACGCCATACACGGTTCTGGAATTCAACAAAAGCCAGGACCGGATTGTGGTTGACCCGGTGGCGATCCCGTGGACGGAGCACGAAAAAAAGGTGCTCACCGCAATTTTGAGCGGCAATCCGCCGGATGTGATGACCCAGATTTCGCCGCTGCCGCAATGGGCGTCGCGGATGGCGTTGCTCTCGCTCGATGAATTAATCGCCCGGGACAATTTTGATACGGACATTTTTTTCCCGGCACTGTGGGAGGAGATGCGCTGGCAACATCGCGTGTTTGGGCTGCCCGCGAGCACCGCATCGTATGCGCTGTTTTACAACAAAAATATGTTCCGCGAAGCCGGACTCGATCCGGAAAAGCCGCCGAAAACGTGGGGCGAGGTTCGCGAATTTTCCAAAAAATTATACAAAACCGATGCGAACGGAAATATCGCGCAGATGGGATTTATCCCCGAATACGGCGCGTTGCCCGGTCACGGTGATTTGCCCACAACTATTTTGATGGCCTGGCAACTCGGCTCGAAATTTTTGCTCGATGACGGTGCAACCGCCAGTTTGACAGAGCCGTCAACCATCGAAGCGTTGCAGCAAGTGGTTGATTTTTATGATGATTACGATATGCAAAAAATTACCGCGTTCATTGCCGGATTTGGCTATGCTGATCAGCACGCCTTCGTTTCCAACAAAGTCGCGATGATGACGCTCTCACACAATTTTATTGATTTTATCGCCAATTACGCCTGA
- a CDS encoding DUF4185 domain-containing protein — protein MTITLIATSCRFTFIDQPATVLPGDQLTVQMNVAIEFAPEPNAHKGVLCLLLPDDWSVLSANYASPLANGVLTASPEWADSAEACYPAADFGANMRWFAMISDTGFTYQNTFDIDISVELQSGTTEGCFNIGYLVTKATGGLLCSGTPSWAPLSYPHPVAVSASGVACDTLTVQRAIDWDNILHRTSGWTGSDGIYSIPLSGRETPGNSSEQTLILFSDTFIGDVDSTGRRLPGWRLVNNTYAMLDGNAPLDENIDFFWAESNGLPDAVFIPNTPNAEPDNWYWLMDGIAEGDSVYVFGLRMEPGDGGVFNFRVAGVTLISFKLAPDNTIPEYHQVDAPLYYKNDAENWDIALGQAVMPMHAASGYPNADGYIYVYGPRGFGGVKQLVAARVLPENIANFDEWRFWNGTDWGTEISECAPLTDGISQEFSVTPVGDKYYLVFQINNSVAIRIGDSPVGPFGMLNIIYETPEPQTDPDIFVYNAKAHPHLSNPGELLISYNVNTFDFVDHINDAGIYRPRFITLATDENVGIAEVDDNRPRKVQLAQNYPNPFNPVTTIPFSLERPAKVELKIFNALGEQVRTLINENVAVGEYRVVWDGKDDAGNPQSSGAYFYRFRVGRQFWSNKMVLVR, from the coding sequence ATGACAATAACCCTTATTGCAACCAGTTGCCGTTTCACTTTTATCGATCAACCGGCGACGGTTTTGCCGGGTGACCAATTGACCGTTCAAATGAACGTTGCCATCGAATTTGCACCGGAACCGAACGCCCACAAAGGTGTGCTCTGTTTGCTGCTGCCCGATGACTGGTCGGTGCTTTCTGCAAATTATGCCAGTCCGCTCGCCAACGGCGTGCTCACCGCCAGCCCGGAATGGGCAGACAGCGCGGAAGCCTGCTATCCTGCGGCGGATTTTGGCGCAAATATGCGCTGGTTCGCCATGATTTCGGACACCGGATTCACCTATCAAAATACATTCGATATCGATATCAGCGTTGAATTGCAAAGTGGCACAACCGAGGGTTGTTTCAATATTGGATATCTGGTCACCAAAGCGACCGGCGGATTGCTCTGTTCCGGAACGCCGTCGTGGGCGCCGTTGTCGTATCCGCATCCGGTGGCTGTTTCCGCCAGCGGAGTGGCTTGCGATACGCTCACGGTTCAACGAGCAATCGATTGGGATAATATCCTCCACCGCACATCCGGCTGGACCGGCTCGGACGGGATTTACAGCATCCCGCTTTCCGGCAGGGAAACGCCCGGAAACAGCAGCGAGCAAACGCTGATTTTGTTTAGTGATACGTTTATCGGCGATGTGGACAGCACCGGACGCAGGCTGCCCGGCTGGCGATTGGTCAACAATACTTACGCGATGCTCGACGGCAACGCCCCGCTCGATGAAAATATCGATTTTTTCTGGGCGGAATCCAACGGTTTGCCCGATGCAGTATTCATCCCAAACACGCCGAATGCCGAACCGGACAACTGGTATTGGCTGATGGACGGTATCGCCGAGGGTGACAGCGTTTATGTTTTCGGGCTGCGAATGGAACCCGGTGACGGCGGTGTGTTCAATTTTCGGGTCGCCGGTGTAACGTTGATTTCATTCAAGTTAGCGCCGGACAACACCATCCCCGAATATCATCAGGTGGATGCGCCGCTTTATTACAAAAATGATGCGGAAAACTGGGACATTGCTCTCGGTCAGGCGGTTATGCCCATGCATGCGGCTTCCGGTTATCCGAACGCGGATGGCTATATTTATGTGTACGGCCCGCGCGGATTTGGCGGCGTGAAGCAGCTTGTCGCGGCGCGGGTGCTGCCGGAAAATATCGCCAATTTTGATGAATGGCGTTTCTGGAACGGCACGGATTGGGGAACTGAAATCAGCGAATGTGCTCCGCTAACCGACGGTATTTCGCAGGAATTCAGCGTTACGCCGGTCGGTGACAAATATTATCTCGTTTTTCAGATCAACAACAGCGTTGCGATTCGCATCGGCGATTCGCCGGTTGGCCCGTTCGGCATGCTGAACATCATTTACGAAACGCCCGAGCCGCAAACCGATCCCGATATTTTTGTGTATAACGCAAAAGCACACCCGCACCTCTCGAATCCGGGTGAACTGCTGATTTCCTACAACGTGAATACATTTGATTTTGTCGATCACATCAACGATGCGGGCATTTATCGACCGCGATTCATTACTTTGGCAACCGATGAAAACGTTGGTATTGCAGAGGTTGACGACAATCGTCCGCGCAAAGTGCAACTGGCGCAAAACTACCCAAACCCGTTTAATCCGGTTACCACCATTCCGTTTTCGCTGGAGCGCCCCGCCAAAGTTGAGCTGAAAATTTTCAACGCGCTCGGTGAACAGGTGCGCACGTTAATTAATGAAAACGTCGCCGTCGGCGAATATCGAGTGGTTTGGGACGGCAAAGACGACGCCGGAAATCCGCAAAGTTCGGGGGCATATTTTTACCGCTTCCGGGTCGGTCGCCAGTTTTGGAGCAATAAAATGGTGTTGGTGAGATAA
- a CDS encoding PorV/PorQ family protein yields MKKYLIILVLIASQTAFAQFDYGFDFSKSGTAGYQFLKIGVGAEQIALGDAVTATVHDAAAVFWNPAGLGWLENRQVIAHYSNWLVNSKHSAFVLAFPFKSLQLGFSVVSLNVESFEETTVDEPLGTGRMVDAGNVMAGFAVTRRFTDRLSIGGQVKFVQEKLDDLTFNNVLFDIGTIYFTGFRDLRLAFAFQHFGPDQTFRDQKFKMPLLFRVGAADNLVKNENFRVTAAVDLLHPTDNREWVNWGLELAFLDALALRGGYRMNIDEGNLTLGVGLMSPNVAGFQPKIDYAYSSFGDVFGAVHRFSVALNF; encoded by the coding sequence ATGAAAAAATACCTCATCATTCTGGTGCTGATTGCCAGCCAAACTGCATTTGCGCAGTTCGATTATGGCTTCGATTTCAGCAAATCAGGTACTGCCGGTTATCAGTTTTTGAAAATCGGGGTTGGTGCGGAGCAAATCGCCCTCGGCGATGCCGTAACCGCAACCGTGCACGACGCTGCAGCCGTTTTCTGGAATCCCGCCGGATTGGGCTGGCTGGAAAACCGGCAGGTGATCGCCCATTATTCCAACTGGTTGGTGAACAGCAAACATTCCGCATTTGTGCTGGCGTTTCCGTTTAAATCGCTGCAATTGGGATTTAGTGTGGTATCGCTGAATGTCGAATCGTTTGAGGAAACCACGGTGGACGAGCCACTCGGCACCGGACGGATGGTTGATGCCGGCAACGTGATGGCCGGGTTCGCCGTCACCCGTCGATTTACCGATCGACTGAGCATCGGCGGGCAGGTGAAATTTGTACAGGAAAAACTCGATGATCTCACCTTCAACAACGTATTGTTCGATATCGGAACAATCTATTTTACGGGATTTCGTGATTTGCGATTGGCGTTCGCGTTCCAGCATTTTGGTCCCGACCAAACGTTCCGCGATCAGAAATTCAAAATGCCGCTGTTGTTCCGCGTTGGTGCAGCGGACAATCTGGTGAAAAATGAAAATTTCCGGGTTACCGCTGCGGTCGATTTGCTGCACCCGACCGACAACCGGGAATGGGTCAATTGGGGATTGGAGCTGGCATTTCTGGACGCGCTGGCGTTGCGCGGCGGCTATCGGATGAACATCGACGAAGGCAATTTGACGCTCGGCGTCGGATTGATGTCACCAAATGTGGCCGGATTTCAGCCCAAAATTGATTATGCGTACAGCTCGTTCGGTGATGTTTTCGGCGCGGTTCACCGCTTTTCGGTTGCGCTGAATTTTTAA
- a CDS encoding TonB-dependent receptor produces MLLFYAIPLFAGETGKISGVIRDAQTGEPLVGVNVVVEGTVLGGTTDEDGLFVILQLRPGHYALEAMYIGYADMRVENIRVLVDHTTRIDFSMSQKAVEGSEVIVTAERPVVQKDITSSVQFVGAQELEQLPIIDAKEGLFLQTGVLFDGLTLQGRGGKGEARYAIRGGGQEEVKWYIDGVRTASQVQGVADRGGSFTSVNLNAIEEVQVITGGFNAEYGEAQSGIINVVTKEGSDQFSGAAEIIYSPPGQRHFGNYVYDQSTQKEFQDNRLPDGSLDPNWWTDYRQSQVYDYRDFDDRTLNLSLGGPIFTTDDTRGTFFISSQVGSYAYTYPRPRDTRDVRNLMVNTGFRLGSNIKLNISGLYDSEEHSTLQEGSDYTSQAKYYRGWGSLVNTSTTSFSARLTHTLSNKMYYDLKLSRFSQKIVEKPSEFTVLGESPNPDIWGYDKFEGYPNEPFDQFAFIYDQQMESGDVSLVGSLNWQFDANNFMKTGFEFRYNTVNEVKSNRYPSFSDHPDDWINRGLHEKYNPIQFAGFVQDKMEFEGMILNFGLRYDYFNPNRDWFDFTNLYNLAIDPDFDPALDPDGDQVDSLGRVKYSFDNVLAKPRKPARDYHMFSPRLGVSFPVTERTVLRFNYGHFQQMPPFDRMFELTYFRPEYIAKGIYNARNNGVVRHVASNDGDPERVVFLTLEPLKPERTVQFEVGVNHNFRDMASLSLTGFYKDLFDQSEPRTGLFDRRVYGYDPFNNRITPNTFYVSNFPGDYGDSRGFELSARTLLSSNWNIDVNYSFSIATEGRATPGQILIDGEGEVEYRFDDELTQRLLIEKVYSRPHILRANLYLRYPDNKYDGLVSTLLNGGSASLLFKLTSGPTLTYLAPDNPEITYHNERYPAIKTLDLRLDKKIRLFGRQEILLYSRITNLLNTKNLRSFGDIFFDANALSNFVENGEVSQIDGGGYDISYQTYYEPRRFYFGMKYSF; encoded by the coding sequence ATGTTACTGTTTTATGCAATACCGTTGTTCGCCGGGGAAACCGGTAAAATCAGCGGTGTAATTCGCGATGCCCAAACCGGCGAGCCGCTGGTTGGCGTGAATGTGGTTGTCGAGGGTACCGTGCTCGGCGGCACAACCGATGAAGACGGTCTGTTCGTTATTTTGCAGTTGCGTCCCGGGCATTACGCGTTGGAAGCGATGTATATTGGTTACGCTGATATGCGGGTGGAAAACATTCGCGTATTGGTGGATCACACCACCCGGATCGATTTTTCGATGTCCCAAAAAGCCGTTGAAGGCAGCGAGGTAATTGTTACTGCTGAACGTCCGGTGGTGCAAAAAGACATCACCTCCAGCGTTCAGTTTGTGGGTGCACAGGAGCTTGAGCAATTGCCCATCATCGACGCAAAAGAGGGGCTGTTTCTGCAAACTGGCGTGCTGTTCGACGGATTGACATTGCAGGGACGCGGCGGAAAAGGTGAGGCGCGTTACGCCATTCGCGGTGGCGGGCAGGAAGAGGTAAAATGGTATATCGACGGCGTTCGCACGGCTTCACAGGTGCAGGGCGTTGCGGATCGCGGCGGTTCGTTCACTTCCGTTAACCTGAATGCCATCGAAGAAGTGCAGGTGATCACCGGCGGATTCAACGCCGAATATGGCGAGGCGCAATCCGGCATTATTAATGTGGTGACCAAAGAAGGTAGCGATCAGTTTTCCGGTGCTGCGGAAATTATTTATTCACCGCCGGGACAGCGCCATTTTGGCAATTACGTTTACGATCAATCTACCCAAAAAGAATTTCAGGACAACCGGCTGCCCGATGGATCGCTCGATCCCAACTGGTGGACGGATTATCGCCAAAGCCAGGTGTATGACTATCGCGATTTTGACGATCGCACCCTCAATTTGAGCCTCGGCGGTCCGATTTTCACAACGGACGATACGCGCGGCACCTTTTTTATTTCTTCCCAAGTTGGCAGTTACGCATACACATATCCACGTCCGCGCGACACCCGGGATGTCCGAAATTTGATGGTGAACACCGGTTTCCGGCTCGGTTCAAATATCAAATTGAACATTAGCGGACTATACGATTCCGAAGAACATTCAACGTTGCAGGAAGGATCGGATTACACCAGTCAGGCAAAATACTATCGCGGATGGGGATCATTGGTGAACACGAGCACCACATCTTTCAGCGCACGTTTGACCCACACGCTATCCAACAAAATGTATTACGATTTGAAGCTGAGCCGTTTTTCACAAAAAATTGTTGAAAAACCCAGCGAATTTACCGTTCTGGGCGAAAGCCCAAATCCCGACATTTGGGGATATGACAAATTTGAAGGCTATCCGAACGAACCGTTTGACCAATTTGCCTTTATCTACGATCAGCAGATGGAAAGCGGCGATGTGTCGTTGGTCGGTAGCCTGAACTGGCAATTCGATGCCAACAATTTCATGAAAACCGGTTTCGAATTTCGATACAACACCGTGAACGAAGTGAAATCGAACCGCTATCCGTCGTTCTCCGATCACCCGGACGACTGGATAAATCGTGGATTGCACGAAAAATACAATCCCATCCAGTTTGCGGGATTTGTGCAGGATAAAATGGAATTTGAGGGGATGATCCTCAATTTCGGGTTGCGATACGATTATTTCAATCCGAATCGTGACTGGTTCGATTTTACCAATCTGTATAATTTGGCGATCGATCCCGATTTTGATCCGGCGCTCGACCCGGACGGCGATCAGGTGGATTCGCTCGGTCGCGTCAAATATTCGTTCGACAACGTGTTGGCGAAACCGCGCAAACCGGCACGGGATTATCACATGTTCAGCCCGCGACTCGGCGTTTCGTTTCCGGTTACCGAACGCACCGTTTTGCGCTTCAATTACGGTCATTTTCAGCAAATGCCGCCGTTCGATCGCATGTTCGAGCTCACTTATTTTCGTCCGGAATACATCGCCAAAGGCATTTACAACGCCCGGAATAATGGCGTTGTCCGGCATGTCGCTTCCAACGATGGTGATCCCGAACGTGTTGTATTTTTGACACTTGAACCGTTAAAACCGGAGCGTACCGTCCAGTTTGAAGTTGGCGTGAACCACAATTTTAGAGATATGGCATCGCTCAGCTTAACCGGATTTTACAAAGATCTGTTCGACCAGAGCGAGCCGCGAACCGGACTGTTTGATCGCCGGGTGTACGGCTATGATCCGTTCAACAACCGCATCACGCCCAATACGTTTTACGTCAGCAATTTTCCCGGCGATTACGGCGATTCCCGCGGTTTTGAGTTGAGCGCACGCACGCTTCTCAGCTCGAACTGGAACATTGATGTCAACTACAGTTTTTCAATCGCCACCGAAGGACGCGCAACGCCCGGGCAAATTTTGATCGATGGCGAGGGCGAAGTAGAATATCGCTTCGATGACGAATTAACCCAGCGATTGCTCATCGAAAAAGTATACAGCCGCCCGCATATTTTGCGCGCCAACCTTTATTTGCGCTACCCGGACAATAAATATGACGGATTAGTTTCTACGCTACTCAACGGAGGCAGCGCCAGTTTGCTGTTCAAATTGACCAGCGGACCGACGCTGACTTATCTGGCACCGGATAACCCGGAAATTACCTATCACAACGAACGCTATCCGGCAATTAAAACGCTCGATTTGCGGCTCGATAAAAAAATCCGGCTGTTTGGCAGACAGGAAATTTTGCTGTATTCGCGGATCACCAATTTGCTGAACACCAAAAATTTGCGTTCGTTCGGCGATATTTTCTTCGATGCCAACGCACTCTCCAATTTTGTGGAAAATGGCGAAGTCAGCCAGATCGACGGCGGCGGATACGACATCAGCTATCAAACCTATTACGAACCGCGCCGCTTTTATTTCGGGATGAAATACAGTTTTTGA
- a CDS encoding FadR family transcriptional regulator, whose translation MPDSITPIPKKTLADNLAQELRNFIVKQRFIAGDKLPSTTELAQRFGVGMPTLREGLKKLETIGAVNIRHGSGIYVGEHINSLFLMNPIVSAETPNRKQLLDLIEARLAIEPNTAALAAKNATTEQIATMHQLLDDAKKNFGNENVLNQKNMMFHKAISRASGNAVFVQMLSVLTSLFRNEQRLLIDIFRSVETDHEQHLEILHAIENRDEALAKRLMFAHLDGVRSAILRWEPES comes from the coding sequence ATGCCGGATTCGATCACGCCCATTCCCAAAAAAACGCTTGCGGATAATCTCGCCCAGGAATTGAGAAATTTCATCGTAAAACAGCGGTTTATTGCGGGCGACAAACTGCCTTCGACGACCGAATTGGCGCAGCGTTTTGGCGTTGGCATGCCCACTTTGCGGGAAGGATTGAAAAAACTGGAAACCATTGGCGCCGTCAATATTCGACACGGTTCCGGGATTTATGTGGGCGAGCACATCAACAGTTTGTTTTTGATGAACCCGATTGTTTCGGCGGAAACGCCCAACCGGAAGCAACTGCTGGATCTGATTGAGGCGCGATTGGCTATCGAACCGAACACCGCCGCGCTGGCTGCCAAAAATGCCACTACCGAACAAATTGCCACGATGCACCAACTGCTGGACGACGCCAAAAAGAATTTTGGCAATGAGAATGTGTTGAATCAAAAAAATATGATGTTCCACAAAGCCATTTCACGGGCATCCGGTAACGCTGTTTTTGTGCAAATGTTGAGCGTTTTAACCAGTTTGTTTCGCAATGAGCAGCGATTGCTGATCGATATTTTTCGCTCTGTTGAAACGGATCACGAACAGCATCTGGAGATTTTGCACGCGATTGAAAATCGCGATGAGGCGCTCGCCAAACGGTTAATGTTTGCGCATTTGGATGGCGTTCGTTCGGCAATTCTGCGATGGGAGCCCGAAAGTTGA